One Triticum dicoccoides isolate Atlit2015 ecotype Zavitan chromosome 4B, WEW_v2.0, whole genome shotgun sequence genomic window carries:
- the LOC119293274 gene encoding transcription factor TB1-like, with protein MFPFYDSPSPMDLPLYQQLQISPPSPKAPDHQSLLYYHSSPAFAADSFHHSYLCAGAATPTPPAAEIDNQSPPELLLMDQAPAPRADGVGTAQGLHGGGGLDSAAAAAARKDRHSKICTAGGMRDRRMRLSLDVARKFFALQDMLGFDKASKTVQWLLNTSKGAIREVMTDEASSDCEEDGSSSLSVVDGKHKPPGTEAEGGDHGEGKKQVPRAARRAPANPKPQRKLASAHPIPDKESRTKARERARERTREKNRMRWVTLASTINIEPAATGMAAARADEFVTRPNNLISRSSSMNTARAELEEGCSSSMPSEAIMAGFGNGGYGSSGNYYQYQLEQQWELGGVVFPNSQPY; from the coding sequence ATGTTTCCTTTCTATGATTCCCCTAGCCCCATGGACTTGCCCCTTTACCAACAGCTGCAGATCAGCCCTCCCTCGCCAAAGGCGCCGGATCACCAATCCTTGCTCTACTACCATTCCTCCCCTGCATTTGCCGCCGACTCCTTCCACCACAGCTACCTCTGTGCCGGTGCCGCGACGCCCACGCCGCCCGCGGCCGAGATCGACAACCAGTCGCCGCCGGAGCTGCTGCTGATGGATCAGGCTCCGGCGCCAAGGGCAGACGGTGTTGGAACCGCACAAGGCCTGCACGGCGGTGGAGGCCTCGACAGCGCGGCGGCCGCCGCGGCCAGGAAAGACCGGCACAGCAAGATATGCACCGCCGGCGGGATGAGGGACCGGCGGATGCGGCTCTCCCTCGACGTCGCCCGCAAGTTCTTCGCGCTCCAGGACATGCTCGGCTTCGACAAGGCCAGCAAGACGGTGCAATGGCTCCTCAATACGTCAAAGGGCGCCATCAGGGAGGTCATGACTGACGAGGCGTCCTCCGACTGCGAGGAGGACGGCTCCAGCAGCCTCTCCGTCGTCGACGGCAAGCACAAGCCGCCAGGGACGGAGGCTGAAGGTGGTGATCACGGCGAGGGGAAGAAGCAGGTGCCAAGGGCAGCCAGAAGGGCACCCGCCAATCCAAAGCCGCAAAGGAAATTGGCCAGTGCGCACCCGATCCCCGACAAGGAGTCGAGGACGAAGGcgcgggagagggcgagggagcggACTAGGGAAAAGAACCGGATGCGATGGGTGACGCTCGCGTCCACAATTAACATCGAGCCGGCAGCCACCGgcatggcggcggcgagggcggacgAGTTCGTCACGAGGCCGAACAATTTGATCAGTCGCTCCTCGTCCATGAACACAGCAAGAGCTGAATTGGAGGAGGGGTGCTCGTCGTCCATGCCGAGCGAAGCgatcatggctggcttcggcaatgGAGGATACGGAAGCAGCGGTAACTACTACCAGTATCAGCTGGAGCAGCAATGGGAGCTCGGTGGAGTGGTGTTTCCCAACTCCCAGCCCTACTGA